One region of Bosea sp. 29B genomic DNA includes:
- a CDS encoding caspase family protein: MSRRHHHSSMITARIFTLLALMLGFAVPPATAEPSRILDDNSDSIAVVIGNRDYKQTSTVDFAHNDAEAIRDYLVRGLRFREQNVFLLKDATLGELTQMFGSEANPQGGKLWRSAVEGRSNVFVYYSGHGVPDIATRQPFLLPQDGNPNASESGYALQTLYRNLELVRQKIGAQRQLIVMIDACFTGETGRKGESLLAVSAPGFTPAKPRSGGGIVKLVATSGTTPANWDTNQNLGLFTSRFLMGAAGLAQAGSDRRIGWTELQSYVVREVEMVARRDSGREQKPEFDTASLSLPIVEPSATIRRSFESAQDEARWRSATADGSREALERYVAQCTAPCAYRQQAIDRLLQRQRDAEATKDDESWRQFSAEGKYQAYLDACNRICAYRQLALGYLGKDPIAAAAPEGTQAKPQVLAATPQPTVTSNPARALAEAKAAGTIEALDRFLKLYPEGKLATEAFAARAALVQSARQAGAGRAPTSGANARYSAGQTQTDAMAPAGSNRTPGVIGGDIRLETCRSQGIVVKLGPRRPEDPKSGFLSVRSGPGGSGYFETDRVYNGDLLIICDTIGPWHAIIYPNRGQSLQECRAQLNVKSAGPATYSGSCRSGWVHKNYVEITTR, encoded by the coding sequence ATGAGCAGGCGCCACCATCATTCGAGCATGATCACGGCTCGAATCTTCACCCTTCTTGCGTTGATGCTCGGCTTTGCCGTGCCACCCGCCACGGCGGAGCCGTCACGCATCCTGGACGACAATTCGGATTCGATCGCGGTGGTAATCGGCAACCGCGACTACAAGCAGACCAGCACGGTCGACTTTGCCCATAACGATGCCGAGGCGATCCGCGACTATCTCGTCCGCGGGCTGCGCTTCCGCGAGCAGAACGTCTTCCTCTTGAAGGATGCGACGCTCGGCGAACTCACCCAGATGTTCGGCAGCGAGGCCAATCCGCAGGGCGGCAAGCTCTGGCGCAGCGCAGTCGAGGGCCGCTCCAACGTCTTCGTCTATTATTCCGGCCATGGCGTGCCGGATATTGCGACGCGGCAGCCCTTCCTGCTGCCACAGGACGGTAACCCCAACGCCAGCGAGAGCGGCTACGCGCTTCAGACGCTGTATCGAAACCTCGAACTGGTCCGCCAGAAAATTGGGGCCCAGCGGCAGTTGATCGTGATGATCGACGCCTGCTTCACCGGCGAGACCGGCCGCAAGGGGGAAAGCCTGCTGGCGGTATCCGCGCCGGGCTTCACGCCGGCCAAGCCGCGCAGCGGCGGCGGCATCGTCAAGCTTGTCGCAACCTCTGGCACGACCCCGGCCAATTGGGACACTAACCAGAACCTCGGTCTGTTCACCAGCCGCTTCCTGATGGGCGCGGCCGGGCTGGCGCAGGCTGGCAGCGACAGGCGGATCGGCTGGACCGAGCTGCAATCCTATGTCGTCCGCGAGGTCGAGATGGTCGCGCGGCGCGACAGCGGGCGCGAGCAGAAGCCCGAATTCGACACCGCCAGCCTGTCGCTGCCGATCGTCGAGCCGTCGGCCACGATCCGCCGCAGCTTCGAGAGCGCACAGGACGAAGCGCGCTGGCGCAGCGCGACGGCGGACGGCTCGCGCGAGGCCCTCGAACGCTATGTCGCGCAATGCACGGCCCCCTGCGCCTATCGACAGCAGGCGATTGATCGACTGCTGCAGCGGCAGCGCGATGCCGAGGCGACCAAAGATGACGAGAGCTGGCGGCAGTTCAGCGCCGAGGGCAAATACCAAGCCTATCTCGACGCCTGCAACCGGATCTGTGCCTACCGACAATTGGCGCTCGGCTATCTCGGCAAGGATCCGATCGCAGCGGCCGCGCCGGAGGGCACGCAAGCGAAGCCGCAAGTACTCGCAGCAACACCACAGCCGACCGTGACCAGCAATCCGGCCCGGGCCCTCGCCGAAGCGAAGGCGGCGGGAACGATCGAAGCGCTGGACCGCTTTCTCAAGCTCTACCCCGAAGGCAAGCTGGCGACGGAAGCTTTTGCCGCACGGGCAGCGCTGGTCCAATCTGCCAGGCAAGCTGGCGCGGGCCGCGCGCCGACCTCAGGCGCCAATGCGCGCTACTCCGCCGGTCAGACGCAAACCGACGCCATGGCTCCGGCAGGCTCCAACCGAACGCCCGGAGTGATCGGGGGAGATATACGCTTGGAGACATGCCGGTCCCAGGGCATCGTCGTGAAGCTCGGGCCCCGTCGTCCGGAAGACCCGAAGAGCGGGTTCCTGTCCGTGCGCTCCGGACCGGGCGGCAGCGGCTACTTCGAGACCGACCGAGTCTACAACGGCGATCTACTGATCATCTGCGACACGATCGGCCCGTGGCACGCGATCATCTACCCGAATCGTGGCCAGTCGCTTCAAGAGTGCCGAGCGCAGCTGAATGTGAAGTCAGCAGGCCCAGCGACTTACTCAGGCTCGTGCCGCTCAGGTTGGGTTCACAAAAATTATGTCGAGATAACCACAAGATAA
- a CDS encoding ETC complex I subunit: protein MTARIYSPARNAMQSGTAKSGRWLLEYEPERPREIEPLMGWTSSGDMKSQLRLWFDTAEEAVAYATRNGIAYRLEQPHQAKRRAMTYSDNFKFNRVGQWTH from the coding sequence ATGACGGCACGCATCTATTCGCCGGCGCGCAACGCGATGCAGTCCGGCACGGCCAAGAGCGGCCGCTGGCTGCTGGAATACGAGCCCGAGCGGCCGCGCGAGATCGAGCCGCTGATGGGCTGGACCTCGTCGGGCGACATGAAGAGTCAGCTCCGGCTCTGGTTCGACACGGCCGAGGAGGCTGTGGCCTATGCGACGCGCAACGGCATTGCCTACCGCTTGGAGCAGCCGCATCAGGCCAAGCGCCGCGCCATGACCTATTCGGACAATTTCAAGTTCAACCGCGTCGGCCAGTGGACGCATTGA